The Pyrus communis chromosome 9, drPyrComm1.1, whole genome shotgun sequence genome has a segment encoding these proteins:
- the LOC137745656 gene encoding folate-binding protein 1-like isoform X1, whose product MGCASLILLLVLNTLVPSLTVAGKPDSVCISQGGRFPPFSSEGKPPKRLSKGPKDLTLCRVFRKKTCCDVAQTHPALVSVRKLASSGEAGPECLHVWELLECSICDPRIGVQSGPPAICASFCDRVFEACAEAYYSTDAITQVLAPCGVNDYVCGRASEWIRNGTEFCHAAGFAVKDDVSVSNEEAFCYGGKGSLDLIADSWKASPSEVLQKGESLRLLEEFRQRWREMPFSERVSWAVGGLVLTAGLLFVSKRKRRSQRHNVAALRIRKFEAKINQKSPSSPRSRKNK is encoded by the exons ATGGGTTGCGCGTCTCTGATCCTGCTGCTCGTTCTCAATACACTCGTCCCCTCTTTAACTg TTGCAGGTAAACCTGACAGTGTATGCATTTCTCAAGGCGGTCGTTTCCCACCATTCTCTTCCGAGGGTAAACCTCCAAAACGTCTGAGTAAGGGACCCAAAGATCTGACCCTTTGCAGGGTGTTCCGCAAGAAAACTTGCTGTGATGTAGCCCAGACACATCCTGCACTGGTATCCGTTAGGAAGTTGGCTTCATCAGGGGAAGCTGGCCCAGAGTGCTTGCATGTATGGGAATTACTGGAATGTTCCATATGTGATCCCCGCATTGGCGTGCAGTCAGGACCTCCAGCTATATGTGCCTCTTTCTGTGACAGGGTTTTTGAGGCTTGTGCTGAGGCTTACTACTCTACGGATGCAATAACACAG GTTCTAGCACCATGTGGAGTAAATGATTATGTTTGCGGCAGGGCCTCTGAATGGATTCGTAATGGCACGGAGTTCTGCCATGCGGCAGGATTTGCTGTTAAAGATGATGTATCCGTGAGCAATGAAGAAGCATTTTGCTATGGCGGTAAAGGCAGTCTTGACTTGATTGCTGATTCATGGAAGGCTTCACCTTCTGAGGTGCTCCAGAAAGGTGAGAGCTTGAGGCTGCTAGAGGAATTCCGGCAGAGGTGGAGGGAAATGCCATTTAGTGAACGAGTTTCTTGGGCCGTCGGAGGATTGGTCCTTACAGCCGGCCTATTGTTTGTAAG CAAACGAAAACGACGTAGCCAGCGCCACAATGTAGCCGCTCTACGAATCAGGAAATTTGAAGCCAAGATAAACCAGAAATCTCCTAGTAGTCCGAGAAGTAGGAAAAACAAGTAA
- the LOC137745656 gene encoding folate-binding protein 1-like isoform X2, producing the protein MGCASLILLLVLNTLVPSLTGKPDSVCISQGGRFPPFSSEGKPPKRLSKGPKDLTLCRVFRKKTCCDVAQTHPALVSVRKLASSGEAGPECLHVWELLECSICDPRIGVQSGPPAICASFCDRVFEACAEAYYSTDAITQVLAPCGVNDYVCGRASEWIRNGTEFCHAAGFAVKDDVSVSNEEAFCYGGKGSLDLIADSWKASPSEVLQKGESLRLLEEFRQRWREMPFSERVSWAVGGLVLTAGLLFVSKRKRRSQRHNVAALRIRKFEAKINQKSPSSPRSRKNK; encoded by the exons ATGGGTTGCGCGTCTCTGATCCTGCTGCTCGTTCTCAATACACTCGTCCCCTCTTTAACTg GTAAACCTGACAGTGTATGCATTTCTCAAGGCGGTCGTTTCCCACCATTCTCTTCCGAGGGTAAACCTCCAAAACGTCTGAGTAAGGGACCCAAAGATCTGACCCTTTGCAGGGTGTTCCGCAAGAAAACTTGCTGTGATGTAGCCCAGACACATCCTGCACTGGTATCCGTTAGGAAGTTGGCTTCATCAGGGGAAGCTGGCCCAGAGTGCTTGCATGTATGGGAATTACTGGAATGTTCCATATGTGATCCCCGCATTGGCGTGCAGTCAGGACCTCCAGCTATATGTGCCTCTTTCTGTGACAGGGTTTTTGAGGCTTGTGCTGAGGCTTACTACTCTACGGATGCAATAACACAG GTTCTAGCACCATGTGGAGTAAATGATTATGTTTGCGGCAGGGCCTCTGAATGGATTCGTAATGGCACGGAGTTCTGCCATGCGGCAGGATTTGCTGTTAAAGATGATGTATCCGTGAGCAATGAAGAAGCATTTTGCTATGGCGGTAAAGGCAGTCTTGACTTGATTGCTGATTCATGGAAGGCTTCACCTTCTGAGGTGCTCCAGAAAGGTGAGAGCTTGAGGCTGCTAGAGGAATTCCGGCAGAGGTGGAGGGAAATGCCATTTAGTGAACGAGTTTCTTGGGCCGTCGGAGGATTGGTCCTTACAGCCGGCCTATTGTTTGTAAG CAAACGAAAACGACGTAGCCAGCGCCACAATGTAGCCGCTCTACGAATCAGGAAATTTGAAGCCAAGATAAACCAGAAATCTCCTAGTAGTCCGAGAAGTAGGAAAAACAAGTAA
- the LOC137745660 gene encoding uncharacterized protein, which translates to MGIPPVRPPSITKYLKPYVLKMHFTNKYVSAQVIHTPTATVASSASSQEKALREIMEIRRDVAAAAKIGKILGERLLLKNIPAVSVHLKKEQKYHGKVKAVIDSVVEAGVKLL; encoded by the coding sequence ATGGGTATCCCTCCTGTCAGGCCACCTAGTATTACAAAGTATCTAAAGCCCTATGTCCTGAAGATGCACTTCACAAACAAATACGTAAGCGCCCAGGTGATCCACACACCAACTGCCACAGTGGCATCTTCTGCAAGCTCCCAAGAAAAGGCCTTGAGAGAAATCATGGAGATACGTCGtgatgttgctgctgctgcaaaGATTGGGAAGATATTAGGGGAGCGCCTGCTGCTCAAGAACATTCCCGCTGTATCTGTCCACTTGAAGAAGGAACAGAAATATCACGGTAAAGTTAAAGCTGTCATTGATAGTGTGGTTGAAGCAGGTGTCAAACTACTCTGA
- the LOC137745661 gene encoding uncharacterized protein, with translation MSEPKSKVDSLREWVVEHKLRAVGLLWLSGITGSIAYNWSQPGMKTSVRIIHARLHAQALTLAALAGAAVVEYYDHKTGAKHDKYAKYFPVEDFNKDSN, from the exons ATGTCGGAACCCAAGAGCAAGGTCGATTCTCTCAGGGAATGGGTTGTCGAGCACAAGCTTCGAGCTGTTG GTCTTCTATGGCTCAGTGGAATTACGGGTTCGATAGCTTATAACTGGTCTCAGCCCGGCATGAAGACCAGTGTGAGGATCATCCACGCCAG GTTGCATGCACAGGCTCTGACGCTTGCCGCATTAGCTGGTGCAGCAGTGGTGGAGTACTATGACCACAAAActggagcaaaacatgacaAATACGCCAAGTACTTCCCAGTTGAGGACTTTAACAAGGATTCCAATTGA
- the LOC137745658 gene encoding uncharacterized protein encodes MFKKFSTEEVSAQNQVKASVQRKIRQSIADEYPGLEQVLEDLIPKKSPLIVAKCQNHLNLVVVNNVPLFFNIRDGPYMPTLRLLHQYPDIMKKLQVDRGAIRFVLSGANIMCPGLTSPGGALDDEVGAETPVAIMAEGKQHALAIGFTKMSAKEIRDINKGIGVDNMHYLNDGLWKMEHLD; translated from the exons ATGTTCAAGAA GTTTTCTACTGAAGAGGTGTCTGCACAAAATCAAGTTAAGGCATCTGTCCAGCGCAAAATTCGGCAGAGTATTGCAGATGAG TACCCGGGACTCGAACAGGTGTTGGAAGATTTGATCCCAAAGAAATCTCCTCTTATTGTGGCTAAATG TCAGAACCATCTAAATTTGGTAGTGGTAAACAACGTGCCACTATTTTTCAACATTCGTGATGGACCATATATGCCTACCCTAAGACTTCTTCATCAat ATCCAGACATAATGAAAAAGTTGCAAGTAGATAGGGGTGCCATAAGGTTTGTTCTCTCTGGTGCAAACATAATGTGTCCAGGTCTAACTTCTCCCGGTGGTGCTTTGGATGATGAAGTTGGTGCAGAAACTCCCGTG GCAATAATGGCAGAAGGAAAACAACATGCTCTTGCAATTGGCTTCACAAAAATGTCAGCAAAAGAAAT AAGAGATATCAACAAGGGAATCGGAGTTGACAACATGCACTATCTTAACGATGGCCTTTGGAAG ATGGAACATCTAGATTGA
- the LOC137745659 gene encoding dormancy-associated protein homolog 3-like, which yields MGLRLLDQLWDDTVAGPQPDSGLGKLRKHKTFSFRSSSATGSSDGGNVRSYGENSTEEAKVTRSIMIIKPPGYGSGNGGSAPVSPAGFTPPASPAGSTPPVSPFSDGREPFGRFRRRSASDAYEKASEVAGARSARSPYDV from the exons ATGGGACTTCGCCTACTTGACCAGCTTTGGGACGACACCGTCGCCGGGCCGCAGCCCGACAGCGGTCTCGGGAAACTACGGAAGCACAAAACCTTCAGTTTCCGGTCCAGCTCTGCCACTG GATCGTCAGATGGCGGGAACGTACGATCGTACGGTGAGAATTCGACGGAGGAGGCGAAAGTTACGAGGAGTATCATGATTATTAAGCCCCCAGGTTATGGGAGCGGTAACGGCGGATCAGCTCCTGTTTCGCCAGCTGGGTTCACGCCTCCGGCTTCGCCAGCCGGGTCTACGCCGCCGGTGTCCCCATTTTCTG ATGGCAGGGAGCCATTCGGGCGGTTTCGAAGAAGGTCAGCATCGGATGCATACGAGAAGGCGAGCGAGGTCGCTGGAGCAAGGAGCGCCCGTTCTCCTTACGACGTGTGA